In a genomic window of Pelotomaculum thermopropionicum SI:
- the LeuA gene encoding isopropylmalate/homocitrate/citramalate synthases, whose product MPSVKIYDTTLRDGAQAEGISFSVEDKIKIALRLDKMGFHYIEGGWPGSNPKDLEFFKKIRHCPLRHARLAAFGSTRKAGAAAENDASVKAIIDSGVQVATIFGKSWDFHVFKALGVTLEENLAMIRETVAYLKSRGLEVIYDAEHFFDGCKANPAYALETIRAAAESGASAVVLCDTNGGTLPAEVKELVEKARSVLGVPVGIHAHNDGELAVANTLAAVQAGAEQVQGTVNGYGERCGNANLCSVIPNLTLKCGIETIPREKLVHLTDLSHFVSEVANISPNPHQPFVGASAFAHKGGVHVSALLKDSRTYEHISPGEVGNRRRVLVSELSGMSNLLYKYKELNLDIERQSPEGKRILEDIKKLESQGFQFEDAEGSFELLVRKTNHGYRDPFILEALRLLVEIKENTPAYSEAIIKMRVGDRVVHTAAEGNGPVNALDNALRKALYDFYPCIGSMHLTDYKVRVLEEKDGTGAAVRVHIQTGDGKRSWGTVGVSRNIIEASWQALADSISYGLLKGDHLARNGEEEKAVNGKKPAGNGSLQTN is encoded by the coding sequence ATGCCATCGGTGAAAATATACGATACTACCCTTCGCGACGGGGCACAGGCAGAAGGCATTTCCTTCTCCGTGGAGGATAAAATAAAAATTGCCTTGCGCCTGGACAAAATGGGCTTTCATTATATTGAGGGCGGGTGGCCCGGCTCCAACCCCAAGGATCTGGAGTTTTTTAAAAAAATCCGGCATTGCCCTTTAAGGCATGCCAGGCTGGCCGCTTTCGGTTCAACCCGCAAGGCCGGAGCTGCGGCCGAAAACGACGCCAGCGTAAAGGCCATTATTGATTCCGGCGTGCAGGTGGCCACGATATTCGGCAAGTCATGGGATTTCCACGTCTTTAAGGCTCTGGGGGTTACCCTGGAGGAAAACCTGGCCATGATCAGGGAGACCGTGGCTTACCTGAAAAGCCGGGGACTTGAGGTAATCTACGACGCCGAGCACTTTTTCGACGGCTGCAAGGCCAACCCGGCCTATGCCCTGGAAACCATCAGGGCGGCGGCAGAAAGCGGCGCCTCCGCGGTGGTTTTATGCGACACCAACGGAGGCACCCTGCCCGCCGAAGTTAAAGAACTGGTGGAGAAGGCCAGGAGCGTGCTGGGCGTTCCCGTTGGCATCCACGCCCATAATGACGGCGAGCTGGCCGTGGCCAACACGCTGGCCGCCGTGCAGGCCGGCGCGGAGCAGGTGCAGGGCACGGTGAACGGCTACGGCGAGAGGTGCGGCAACGCCAATCTCTGTTCGGTTATTCCCAATCTCACCCTGAAATGCGGCATTGAAACCATACCCAGGGAAAAACTGGTCCACCTTACCGACCTGTCCCACTTTGTCAGCGAGGTGGCCAACATAAGCCCGAATCCCCACCAGCCTTTCGTCGGGGCCAGCGCCTTTGCGCACAAGGGCGGGGTGCATGTGAGCGCCCTCTTAAAGGACTCCAGGACGTATGAACACATATCCCCCGGGGAGGTTGGGAACCGCCGCAGGGTGCTGGTGTCGGAGCTTTCGGGAATGTCCAACCTTTTGTACAAGTACAAGGAACTGAATCTCGATATAGAAAGGCAGAGCCCGGAAGGGAAGCGCATCCTGGAAGACATTAAAAAGCTGGAGAGCCAGGGGTTTCAGTTCGAGGACGCGGAAGGTTCCTTCGAGCTGCTGGTGCGCAAGACCAACCACGGCTACCGCGATCCGTTCATTCTTGAGGCTCTGCGCCTGCTGGTGGAGATAAAGGAAAACACCCCTGCCTATTCTGAGGCAATTATCAAGATGCGGGTGGGAGACCGGGTGGTGCACACCGCGGCCGAAGGCAACGGGCCGGTAAACGCCCTGGACAACGCCCTGCGCAAGGCGCTGTACGACTTTTACCCCTGCATCGGGTCGATGCACCTCACCGACTACAAGGTGCGCGTCCTGGAAGAAAAGGACGGCACCGGAGCGGCGGTAAGGGTGCACATTCAAACCGGCGATGGGAAGCGTTCCTGGGGTACCGTGGGCGTGTCCCGGAACATCATCGAAGCAAGCTGGCAGGCCCTGGCGGACAGCATTTCTTACGGCCTGCTGAAAGGCGATCATCTTGCCCGGAATGGCGAGGAGGAAAAAGCCGTAAACGGCAAAAAGCCGGCAGGAAACGGCAGTTTGCAGACGAATTAA
- the LeuC gene encoding 3-isopropylmalate dehydratase large subunit has translation MAMTITEKILADHAGKKQVEPGELISVKVDLVLGNDITAPVAIKEFEKIGVAEVFDRERVALVPDHFTPNKDIKSAEQSKILREFSKKHNLANYFEVGRAGIEHCLLPEEGLVGPGDLVIGADSHTCTYGALGAFSTGVGSTDLAAAMALGETWLKVPESIKFEYDGEMQPWVGGKDMILHTIGDIGVDGALYKAMEFTGPAVEKLSMDGRFTMCNMAVEAGGKNGIIAPDETTRVYVEGRCKRPYRFYRSDPDAKYEKIYRYDAAQIEPQVAFPHLPENSRPVSEAGNIEIDQVVIGSCTNGRMEDLREAARVLKGRKVHKNVRLIIFPGTPKIYLQALREGLIETFVEAGGVVSTPTCGPCLGGHSGILARGERCVATTNRNFVGRMGHPESEVYLSNPAVAAASAVLGRIGGPWEVD, from the coding sequence ATGGCCATGACCATAACCGAAAAAATTCTGGCCGATCACGCCGGCAAAAAGCAGGTTGAGCCCGGCGAACTGATCAGCGTAAAGGTTGATCTGGTGCTGGGCAACGACATAACGGCGCCGGTGGCGATTAAAGAGTTTGAGAAAATAGGGGTGGCGGAAGTCTTTGACCGGGAGCGGGTGGCCCTGGTCCCGGATCACTTTACCCCTAACAAGGACATTAAGTCGGCGGAACAGTCTAAAATTCTAAGGGAGTTTTCCAAAAAGCACAACCTTGCCAACTATTTCGAGGTGGGCCGGGCCGGCATTGAGCACTGCCTTCTGCCCGAGGAAGGGCTGGTAGGCCCCGGCGACCTGGTTATCGGCGCCGACTCGCACACCTGCACCTACGGCGCCCTGGGGGCCTTCTCCACGGGCGTGGGCAGCACCGACCTGGCGGCTGCCATGGCGCTGGGGGAAACCTGGCTGAAAGTGCCGGAGTCAATCAAATTCGAATATGACGGGGAAATGCAGCCCTGGGTAGGCGGCAAGGACATGATCCTGCACACAATCGGGGATATCGGGGTGGACGGGGCCCTTTACAAGGCTATGGAGTTTACCGGCCCGGCCGTTGAAAAACTTTCCATGGACGGGCGCTTTACCATGTGCAACATGGCCGTAGAGGCCGGGGGTAAGAACGGCATTATTGCTCCGGACGAAACAACCCGGGTCTATGTCGAGGGCCGCTGCAAGCGACCCTATCGTTTTTATCGGAGCGACCCGGACGCCAAATACGAAAAGATCTACCGCTACGACGCGGCGCAGATCGAACCGCAGGTGGCCTTTCCCCACCTGCCCGAAAACTCCCGGCCGGTCAGCGAGGCAGGCAACATTGAAATCGATCAGGTTGTTATCGGCTCCTGCACCAACGGCCGGATGGAGGACCTGCGGGAGGCCGCCAGGGTGCTGAAGGGCAGAAAAGTGCATAAAAACGTCCGCCTTATTATTTTTCCGGGAACGCCGAAAATTTACCTGCAGGCCTTGCGGGAGGGGCTGATCGAAACTTTTGTCGAAGCTGGCGGAGTCGTGAGCACGCCCACCTGCGGGCCCTGCCTGGGCGGCCACTCGGGCATTCTGGCCAGGGGAGAGCGCTGCGTTGCCACCACCAACCGCAACTTTGTAGGCAGGATGGGGCATCCTGAAAGCGAAGTGTACCTGTCCAACCCGGCAGTTGCCGCGGCTTCGGCCGTGCTGGGCCGGATAGGCGGTCCATGGGAGGTGGATTGA
- the LeuB gene encoding isocitrate/isopropylmalate dehydrogenase, with product MHKIAVLPGDGIGPEVTAQAVRVLEAVGRRFNRKFQFAEGLVGGAALDRLGHPLPGETMDLCLASDAILFGAVGGPKWDQLPARLRPEAGGILALRKELGLFANLRPVKVFAPLKNATALKPEVVDGVDLLIVRELTGGLYFGRKAREPLAGGGFRVTDELVYTTAEIERIARVAFDLARKRRKKVTSVDKANVLESSRHWREVVTAVGQEYPDVVLEHMYVDNCAMQLVKNPRQFDVLVTENMFGDILSDQASALGGSLGLLASASIGGKTGLYEPGHGTAPELAGRQAANPVAAVLSGAMLLRYSLNLEEEAGCIERAVERVFERGFRTADLMEEGRELVDTVRMGDLIIEQIEAG from the coding sequence ATGCATAAGATAGCCGTCCTGCCCGGTGACGGAATCGGGCCGGAAGTTACCGCGCAGGCGGTCAGGGTGCTGGAGGCGGTAGGGCGCAGGTTCAACAGGAAGTTTCAGTTTGCCGAGGGCCTGGTAGGAGGCGCCGCCCTGGACCGGTTGGGGCATCCCCTGCCCGGAGAGACCATGGACTTGTGCCTTGCCAGCGACGCCATCCTGTTCGGCGCCGTGGGCGGGCCGAAGTGGGATCAACTGCCGGCCCGCCTGCGGCCGGAGGCCGGGGGAATCCTGGCCCTGCGCAAAGAACTGGGCCTGTTTGCCAACTTGCGCCCGGTTAAAGTTTTTGCCCCGCTGAAAAACGCCACCGCATTAAAGCCGGAGGTGGTGGACGGGGTTGACCTGCTGATAGTCAGGGAGCTGACCGGCGGGCTTTACTTCGGCAGGAAGGCCAGGGAGCCCCTGGCCGGCGGCGGGTTCCGGGTTACAGACGAGCTGGTATACACCACCGCCGAGATCGAGCGGATTGCCCGCGTGGCCTTTGACCTGGCCAGAAAGCGCCGCAAGAAGGTGACCTCGGTCGATAAGGCCAATGTCCTGGAAAGCTCCCGCCACTGGCGGGAGGTGGTCACCGCCGTCGGGCAGGAGTACCCTGACGTGGTGCTTGAGCACATGTACGTGGACAACTGCGCCATGCAACTGGTGAAAAACCCGCGCCAGTTCGACGTTCTGGTAACGGAGAACATGTTCGGCGACATTTTGAGCGACCAGGCTTCCGCCCTTGGGGGATCGCTTGGCCTTCTGGCCTCCGCCAGCATCGGCGGCAAAACCGGCCTGTACGAGCCGGGGCACGGTACTGCGCCGGAACTGGCCGGCAGGCAGGCAGCCAACCCCGTTGCCGCCGTCCTGTCCGGTGCCATGCTGCTGCGCTATTCCCTTAACCTGGAGGAAGAGGCCGGCTGCATCGAGCGGGCGGTGGAGAGGGTGTTTGAACGGGGCTTTCGCACCGCCGACCTGATGGAGGAAGGCAGGGAACTGGTCGATACGGTCCGGATGGGCGACTTGATTATAGAGCAAATAGAGGCAGGGTAA
- the IlvB gene encoding thiamine pyrophosphate-requiring enzymes (acetolactate synthase, pyruvate dehydrogenase (cytochrome), glyoxylate carboligase, phosphonopyruvate decarboxylase) → MEITVAEALFRCLEEEEVELIFGYPGGTILPVYDALHSTSIKHILVRHEQGAAHAADGYARVTGKVGVCMATSGPGATNLITGIANAYMDSVPMVVITGQVPTSQVGTDSFQEVDITGITIPITKHNYLVKDPQQLPVVVKKAFHIASTGRPGPVLIDLPKDVAQARIKFKYPKSVDLPGYKPTYKGHPAMVRQAARIIMESERPVIYAGGGVRISGAAPELLELSETISAPVTHTLMGLGCFPGDHPLFLGMLGLHGTRYANQAVTECDCLIAVGARFDDRVVARISGFAPGARIIHIDIDPAEIGKNVRTHLPIVGDVKTVLRALLPCLQKKDNSRWVERVMQLKEEYPLRYEHDGSLKPQFVMEKLNEYKKDTDIVVTDVGQHQMWAAQYMRFKEPRSFLSSGGLGAMGFCLPAAIGAKLGAPERTVILIVGDAGIQMTMQELGTAAEQKLTLKIFVINNSRLGMVRQLQEFYCNKRYIAVDLQFNPDFAALGRLYGMEGYTVETPDQLMSLLPEVLESPAPVIVDCKVSRDENVLPMVLSGSNINEAIS, encoded by the coding sequence GTGGAAATAACTGTTGCGGAGGCCCTCTTCCGGTGCCTGGAAGAGGAGGAGGTAGAGCTCATTTTCGGGTATCCAGGCGGAACAATCCTCCCCGTTTACGATGCCCTGCACAGCACCTCGATCAAGCATATTCTGGTCAGGCACGAGCAGGGGGCGGCCCACGCGGCCGACGGTTACGCCCGGGTAACCGGGAAGGTGGGGGTCTGCATGGCTACCTCCGGGCCTGGCGCCACCAACCTGATAACCGGGATTGCCAACGCCTACATGGATTCCGTGCCCATGGTGGTGATTACCGGCCAGGTGCCGACCAGCCAGGTGGGCACCGATTCCTTCCAGGAAGTAGACATTACCGGCATCACCATTCCCATTACAAAGCACAACTACCTGGTCAAGGACCCGCAGCAACTGCCGGTCGTGGTCAAGAAGGCCTTTCACATTGCTTCCACCGGACGGCCCGGCCCGGTTTTAATCGACCTGCCCAAGGACGTTGCCCAGGCCAGGATTAAGTTCAAGTACCCGAAGAGCGTCGACCTGCCCGGCTACAAGCCCACCTACAAAGGGCACCCGGCAATGGTGCGGCAGGCGGCCAGGATCATCATGGAGTCGGAGCGGCCGGTCATTTATGCAGGCGGCGGCGTGCGCATTTCCGGTGCCGCCCCGGAGCTTTTGGAATTGTCGGAAACCATTTCGGCCCCTGTTACCCATACCCTGATGGGCCTGGGCTGTTTTCCGGGCGACCACCCGCTTTTCCTGGGCATGCTCGGGCTGCACGGGACCAGGTACGCCAACCAGGCCGTTACCGAGTGCGACTGCCTGATTGCCGTCGGGGCCCGCTTTGACGACCGGGTGGTGGCCAGGATTAGCGGATTTGCTCCAGGCGCCAGGATTATCCACATTGACATTGACCCTGCCGAGATCGGCAAAAACGTGCGCACCCACCTGCCCATAGTGGGCGATGTCAAGACGGTGTTAAGGGCCCTTCTGCCCTGCCTGCAGAAAAAGGACAACTCCCGCTGGGTGGAGCGGGTAATGCAGCTTAAAGAAGAATACCCCCTGCGCTACGAGCACGACGGCAGCTTAAAGCCTCAGTTCGTCATGGAGAAGCTGAACGAGTATAAAAAAGACACCGACATTGTAGTGACGGACGTGGGCCAGCACCAGATGTGGGCGGCCCAGTACATGAGGTTTAAGGAGCCGCGCAGCTTCCTTTCGTCAGGGGGGCTGGGAGCTATGGGCTTCTGCCTGCCGGCGGCCATCGGCGCCAAGCTGGGGGCGCCGGAGCGGACCGTCATTCTAATCGTGGGCGACGCCGGCATCCAGATGACCATGCAGGAGCTGGGGACGGCCGCGGAGCAGAAGCTTACCTTAAAAATTTTCGTTATCAACAACAGCCGGCTGGGCATGGTGCGCCAGCTTCAGGAGTTTTACTGCAACAAACGCTATATTGCCGTGGATTTGCAATTCAATCCGGATTTCGCAGCCCTGGGAAGGCTTTACGGGATGGAAGGCTATACGGTGGAAACGCCGGACCAGTTGATGAGCTTGCTTCCTGAAGTGTTGGAATCCCCTGCGCCGGTTATTGTGGACTGCAAGGTCAGCAGGGATGAAAATGTTTTACCGATGGTGCTGTCGGGATCTAACATTAATGAAGCAATAAGTTAG
- a CDS encoding uncharacterized conserved protein — protein MEQLWLPSLDYLKDVLKFDLISVVDILIVAFVMYKLTLLIKGTRAVQLIKGLAVLVIATAVTSLFNLYTINWLLRQAMTALVVALPVVFQPELRRALEKLGRGKFLAHPTLVPGEINWSKIITEITRAAAVLAKNRTGALIVVERETGLVEHIDTGVKIDGILSAEFLVNIFIPKTPLHDGAVIIRGDRVAAAACFLPLSENPYLTSDLGTRHRAGIGITEHSDAVAIIISEETGTISLAVEGALTRNLDEAALQGRLIELLNGRSANTLSALWPRR, from the coding sequence GTGGAGCAGCTCTGGCTCCCAAGCCTGGACTATTTAAAAGACGTGCTAAAATTTGATCTGATAAGCGTCGTCGATATACTGATAGTGGCTTTTGTTATGTACAAGCTGACGCTTTTAATTAAGGGGACGAGAGCTGTCCAGTTAATCAAAGGGCTGGCCGTGCTGGTAATAGCTACGGCGGTTACCAGCCTGTTCAACCTTTATACCATAAACTGGCTTTTAAGGCAGGCCATGACCGCCCTGGTGGTGGCGCTGCCGGTGGTATTCCAGCCTGAGCTGAGGAGGGCGCTGGAAAAGCTGGGGAGGGGCAAGTTTCTGGCCCACCCCACCCTTGTGCCCGGCGAGATTAACTGGTCGAAAATTATTACCGAAATTACCCGCGCTGCCGCCGTTCTGGCCAAGAACAGAACCGGGGCGCTGATTGTGGTGGAGCGGGAAACCGGCCTTGTCGAGCACATCGATACCGGCGTCAAGATTGACGGCATTCTGTCGGCCGAATTTCTGGTAAATATATTTATCCCGAAAACCCCCCTGCACGACGGGGCTGTAATCATCCGGGGCGACCGGGTGGCGGCGGCGGCCTGCTTCCTGCCGCTCAGCGAAAACCCGTACCTGACCAGCGACCTGGGAACCAGGCACCGGGCCGGAATCGGCATAACCGAGCACTCCGACGCGGTGGCGATAATTATATCTGAAGAAACCGGAACCATTTCACTGGCCGTTGAGGGGGCGCTGACCAGAAACCTGGATGAGGCGGCCCTGCAGGGCAGGCTTATAGAGCTTTTAAACGGCCGGAGCGCAAACACCCTGTCGGCGCTGTGGCCCAGGAGGTAA
- the LeuD gene encoding 3-isopropylmalate dehydratase small subunit: protein MEIKGKVWKFGPDIDTDAIIPARYLNTSDPEELARHCMEDADPSFPARVRPGDVIVAGKNFGCGSSREHAPIAIKAAGVSCVIAASFARIFYRNAFNIGLPIFESPEAAGGIGQGDEVAVDAAAGIITDLTTGKTYRAAPVPPFMRQIIAAGGLINYVAGKVRGNA from the coding sequence ATGGAAATTAAAGGGAAAGTGTGGAAGTTCGGCCCGGATATCGATACAGACGCCATTATACCGGCAAGGTACCTCAACACCTCCGACCCGGAAGAACTGGCCAGGCACTGCATGGAGGATGCCGACCCGTCCTTTCCCGCCCGGGTCAGGCCCGGCGACGTGATTGTGGCCGGCAAGAATTTCGGGTGCGGCAGTTCCCGGGAGCACGCCCCCATAGCAATCAAGGCCGCCGGGGTGTCGTGCGTGATTGCCGCGTCGTTTGCGCGGATCTTCTACCGCAACGCCTTCAACATAGGGCTGCCCATTTTCGAGTCTCCCGAAGCCGCCGGGGGCATTGGCCAGGGCGACGAGGTGGCGGTGGACGCGGCTGCCGGCATTATAACCGACCTGACCACCGGCAAGACCTACCGGGCGGCGCCGGTTCCGCCTTTCATGCGGCAGATCATTGCCGCCGGAGGGCTGATCAATTACGTGGCCGGGAAGGTGAGAGGCAATGCATAA
- the LeuA gene encoding isopropylmalate/homocitrate/citramalate synthases translates to MSQRVYIFDTTLRDGEQSPGVSLNVGEKVQIARQLAKLGVDIIEAGFPITSPGDFKAVSEIARQVKGVTVAALARANFQDIDRAWEAVRHAEQPRIHTFIATSDIHLKYKLRMSREEVLDAAVAAVKRARAYTGDVEFSAEDASRSDLDFLCRVLAAAIEAGATVINIPDTVGYAVPEEWGKFINTIYHKVPGIEKVIVSVHCHNDLGMAVANSLAAVMNGARQVEGAINGIGERAGNAAIEEMVMALYTRKDQYNLYTNIKTEEIYRTSKLVSALTGMKVQPNKAVVGKNAFAHEAGIHQDGVLKERTTYEIMNPAMVGISKSNLVLGKHSGRHAFRHRLEEMGYNLSDEELNSAFERFKKLADKKMEITDEDLEAIIEEEMRLVPHTYTLEYLHISSGTTVVPTATVGLKRDGQLMEEAACGNGPVDAICKAIDKITGLNCTMTSWGINAVTAGKDALGDVSLKVTADGEKVYVGRGISTDVLEASAKAYVNAVNKLIWDSQK, encoded by the coding sequence GTGAGCCAGCGCGTTTATATTTTTGACACCACTTTGAGGGACGGCGAGCAGTCGCCCGGCGTAAGCCTGAACGTAGGCGAGAAGGTGCAAATTGCCAGGCAGTTAGCCAAGCTCGGGGTGGACATAATTGAGGCCGGCTTTCCGATTACCTCGCCGGGGGACTTTAAAGCCGTAAGCGAAATTGCCCGGCAGGTGAAGGGCGTTACGGTGGCCGCCCTGGCCAGGGCCAACTTCCAGGATATCGACCGGGCCTGGGAGGCCGTGCGCCACGCCGAGCAGCCGCGGATTCATACCTTTATTGCCACTTCCGACATTCATTTAAAATACAAGCTGCGCATGAGCCGGGAGGAAGTCCTGGATGCGGCGGTGGCGGCGGTAAAGCGCGCCAGGGCCTACACCGGCGATGTGGAGTTTTCGGCGGAGGACGCCTCCCGCTCCGACCTGGACTTCCTCTGCCGGGTGCTGGCCGCGGCCATTGAGGCGGGGGCTACCGTAATAAATATACCGGATACGGTCGGTTATGCCGTTCCTGAGGAATGGGGGAAATTTATCAATACTATTTATCATAAAGTTCCCGGAATTGAAAAGGTCATTGTCAGCGTGCACTGCCACAACGACCTGGGCATGGCCGTGGCCAACTCCCTTGCTGCCGTAATGAACGGCGCCAGGCAGGTGGAAGGGGCCATCAACGGCATTGGCGAGCGGGCGGGAAACGCTGCCATCGAAGAGATGGTAATGGCCCTTTATACCCGTAAAGATCAGTACAACCTTTACACCAACATCAAAACCGAGGAAATTTACAGGACCAGCAAGCTGGTGAGCGCCCTGACGGGCATGAAGGTGCAGCCGAACAAGGCCGTGGTGGGCAAAAACGCCTTTGCCCACGAGGCCGGCATTCACCAGGACGGGGTGCTGAAGGAGCGCACCACCTACGAGATAATGAACCCGGCCATGGTAGGGATCAGCAAGAGCAACCTGGTGCTGGGCAAGCATTCCGGGCGGCATGCATTCCGCCACCGGCTGGAGGAAATGGGCTACAATCTTTCGGACGAAGAGCTGAACAGCGCCTTTGAGCGCTTCAAAAAGCTGGCCGACAAGAAGATGGAGATTACCGACGAAGACCTGGAAGCCATTATAGAAGAAGAAATGCGCCTTGTGCCGCACACCTACACCCTTGAGTACCTGCATATTTCCAGCGGCACCACGGTGGTGCCTACCGCCACGGTGGGCTTAAAGCGGGACGGGCAGCTTATGGAAGAGGCGGCCTGCGGCAACGGCCCGGTGGACGCCATCTGCAAGGCAATTGATAAAATAACGGGGCTTAACTGCACCATGACGAGCTGGGGAATCAACGCCGTCACTGCGGGCAAGGACGCCCTTGGCGACGTCAGCCTGAAGGTGACCGCCGACGGCGAGAAGGTTTACGTTGGGCGCGGAATCAGCACCGATGTGCTGGAGGCCAGCGCCAAAGCTTACGTCAACGCGGTCAACAAACTCATCTGGGATTCGCAGAAATAA
- the ManB gene encoding phosphomannomutase → MGVMFGTDGVRGVANRDLSPLLAFKIGRAGAHVLARQSPNAAMVIGRDTRISGDMLEAALVAGICSAGVDVLKVGVMPTPAVAYLTRKLEAAAGVVISASHNPVDDNGIKFFGATGYKLSDEVEAEIEALVMDECAGVPWPTGGRVGRVRQVGDAADLYVKFACSTAGVDLSGLKIVVDCANGAAYQVAPRVYSRLGAEVVPIFNRPDGININDGCGSTHPEALMEAVVSEKADLGLAHDGDADRVLAVDADGRLVDGDQIMVICARSLHEKGLLANETVVVTVMSNLGLHLALRESGIRVVQTKVGDRYVLEELLRNGARFGGEQSGHIIFLDHNTTGDGILTALQLLSVIKETGKPLKELAGQMERLPQLLENVRVADKALVMNSPVLAEAIEREERLLEGMGRILVRPSGTEPLVRVMAEGKNMGQLKEIVGRLVNIIKEID, encoded by the coding sequence ATGGGGGTTATGTTTGGGACCGACGGCGTGAGGGGCGTGGCAAACCGCGACCTGTCCCCTCTGCTGGCTTTTAAAATCGGCCGGGCGGGAGCGCACGTCCTGGCGCGCCAGAGTCCTAACGCCGCCATGGTAATCGGCAGAGATACCCGCATTTCGGGAGACATGCTGGAAGCGGCCCTGGTGGCAGGCATTTGCTCGGCGGGAGTTGACGTTTTAAAGGTGGGGGTGATGCCCACGCCGGCCGTTGCTTACCTGACCAGGAAACTGGAGGCGGCGGCCGGGGTGGTGATTTCCGCCTCCCACAACCCGGTCGACGACAACGGGATAAAATTTTTCGGCGCCACCGGCTACAAGCTTTCCGATGAAGTGGAGGCGGAGATCGAGGCCCTGGTGATGGATGAATGCGCCGGCGTGCCCTGGCCCACGGGCGGAAGGGTGGGGCGCGTCCGCCAGGTGGGCGATGCCGCCGACCTGTACGTCAAATTTGCCTGCAGCACCGCCGGCGTGGATTTAAGCGGGCTGAAAATTGTGGTGGACTGCGCCAACGGCGCCGCGTACCAGGTGGCGCCCCGGGTATACAGCCGGCTCGGCGCCGAGGTGGTGCCCATTTTCAACCGGCCGGACGGGATCAACATAAACGACGGGTGCGGCTCCACCCATCCAGAAGCATTGATGGAAGCCGTGGTTTCCGAAAAGGCCGACCTGGGCCTGGCCCACGACGGCGATGCCGACCGCGTTCTGGCCGTTGACGCCGACGGCAGGCTGGTGGACGGCGACCAGATCATGGTCATTTGCGCCCGCAGCCTGCACGAAAAAGGTCTTTTGGCCAATGAAACCGTGGTGGTCACGGTCATGAGCAACCTGGGCCTGCACCTGGCCCTGCGGGAATCCGGCATCCGCGTGGTGCAGACAAAAGTGGGCGACCGCTACGTCCTGGAGGAGCTTTTGCGCAACGGCGCCCGCTTTGGGGGCGAGCAGTCCGGCCACATTATCTTTCTGGACCACAACACCACCGGCGACGGCATCCTGACCGCCCTCCAGCTTTTATCCGTGATAAAGGAAACGGGCAAGCCGCTAAAAGAGCTGGCCGGCCAAATGGAGCGCCTGCCCCAGCTTCTGGAAAACGTGCGGGTAGCGGACAAAGCCCTGGTGATGAACAGCCCGGTGCTGGCAGAGGCAATTGAAAGAGAAGAAAGGCTGCTGGAAGGGATGGGGCGCATCCTGGTGCGGCCGTCCGGCACCGAGCCCCTGGTGAGGGTAATGGCCGAAGGGAAAAATATGGGCCAGTTGAAGGAGATTGTCGGCAGGCTGGTGAATATTATAAAAGAGATAGATTAA